One Dictyoglomus turgidum DSM 6724 DNA window includes the following coding sequences:
- a CDS encoding MBL fold metallo-hydrolase, translating into MPLKVTKIDEYITAIQTPDYPFTSNSYLITLKNKEEKINILVDPIPQEFFKDLVLSLKDLIGGVENIDIIFLNHQDPDVSSSVAPLMDMSKNTILITSEDTWRLVRFYGLNRERFQPIEYFPNRRVILKTDDTLEFIHTPFCHFRGAWMLYIPERKALFSGDLLGGLSSREVNGIYANEDSWEGIKLFHEIYMPSKEALKLAIDKIGRLTPLPELILPQHGDIIRKNLILDFLSRLNDLDVGLDYIKKYESQHQIYLFAFNEILQNLKNSYQNRDKLMQKLKELNSSPFFPELIHFENGVATEFRIQPESALELLFEKFKEDATLEEKENLRIDIIKTLRKYNLDIPEGILTEKQKTTENPLRRLFKIFQR; encoded by the coding sequence ATGCCTTTGAAAGTGACAAAAATAGATGAATATATAACAGCAATTCAAACTCCTGACTATCCTTTTACCTCAAATAGTTATCTTATTACTTTAAAAAACAAAGAAGAAAAGATAAACATTTTAGTAGATCCCATCCCTCAGGAATTTTTTAAAGATTTAGTCCTAAGTTTAAAAGACCTTATAGGAGGGGTAGAAAATATAGATATCATATTTCTGAATCACCAGGATCCTGATGTGTCATCCTCGGTGGCACCCCTTATGGATATGAGCAAAAATACTATCCTCATCACTTCTGAAGATACATGGCGACTTGTAAGATTTTATGGATTAAACAGAGAAAGATTTCAACCTATAGAGTATTTCCCCAATAGAAGAGTGATTTTAAAAACCGATGATACGTTAGAATTTATACATACACCTTTTTGCCACTTTAGAGGAGCATGGATGCTATATATTCCCGAGAGAAAAGCGCTTTTCTCAGGAGACTTATTAGGAGGTTTATCAAGTAGAGAAGTAAATGGAATATATGCTAACGAAGATTCATGGGAAGGCATAAAATTATTCCACGAGATATATATGCCCTCTAAGGAAGCTTTAAAACTTGCCATTGATAAGATAGGTAGGTTAACTCCCCTTCCTGAACTTATTCTTCCTCAACATGGAGATATAATAAGAAAAAATCTGATACTTGATTTTCTATCAAGGCTCAATGATCTCGACGTAGGCTTGGACTATATCAAAAAATACGAATCACAACACCAGATATACTTATTCGCTTTCAATGAAATCTTACAAAATCTCAAAAACAGTTATCAAAATAGAGATAAATTAATGCAAAAATTAAAAGAACTAAACTCTTCTCCTTTCTTCCCAGAACTTATCCATTTTGAAAATGGAGTTGCAACAGAATTTAGAATACAACCAGAATCAGCCCTTGAACTTCTTTTTGAAAAATTTAAAGAAGATGCTACCCTTGAAGAGAAAGAGAACTTAAGGATTGATATAATAAAGACCTTAAGGAAGTATAATCTTGATATTCCTGAAGGAATTCTTACAGAAAAACAAAAGACTACAGAAAACCCATTAAGAAGATTATTCAAAATCTTTCAGAGGTGA
- a CDS encoding FmdB family zinc ribbon protein has protein sequence MPIYEYRCENCGEKFEKLVMGEEEITCPKCGSKKIIKLLSLFATQGLSSGPSCSSCSGGSCSSCR, from the coding sequence ATGCCTATCTATGAATATAGGTGTGAAAACTGTGGAGAGAAATTTGAAAAATTAGTAATGGGAGAAGAAGAAATCACATGTCCCAAATGTGGCAGTAAGAAGATTATAAAATTGTTATCCCTATTTGCAACTCAAGGACTTTCTTCAGGACCATCGTGTTCCTCTTGTTCTGGAGGAAGTTGCAGTTCCTGTAGGTAA
- a CDS encoding DUF362 domain-containing protein yields the protein MKAPLYFISMRATNENESLVRKIKRLTKKLLEGRIEKGALVAIKLTFGEPGNHAFIRPVFVRQAVEAVRELGGKPFLTDANTLYKGGRANAVDHLESAIYNGFGYSSVGAPLIIADGINGDYYKEVEVNLKHFKKIKVAGAIYDADFLLVLTHVKGHMSAGLGGAIKNVGMGCAPRSGKQMQHAQFKPNPNPNLCIGCRRCVDHCPTGALEMVDKKSKLTRPELCIGCGECAVVCPTSAIKILWNESAIGLQEKMVEFTYGILKQKEPKYAFINFVMDVSPDCDCAGWHDANLVPDVGILGGWDIVAIDQASSDLINKQIGLRDTALKSGFNPGEDKLRAVHPDIDWSWQIKYAEEIGLGTKEYELIKF from the coding sequence ATGAAGGCACCCTTATACTTTATATCCATGAGAGCTACAAATGAAAATGAGTCTTTAGTACGCAAGATAAAAAGACTTACAAAAAAGTTGCTTGAGGGAAGAATAGAAAAGGGAGCTCTTGTAGCAATTAAACTTACTTTTGGAGAGCCCGGCAATCATGCCTTTATAAGACCTGTCTTTGTACGACAAGCTGTAGAAGCAGTGAGAGAACTTGGAGGTAAACCCTTTTTAACTGATGCTAATACTTTATATAAAGGTGGACGTGCAAATGCTGTGGATCATTTGGAGTCTGCTATCTATAATGGTTTTGGATATTCATCAGTTGGTGCCCCATTGATCATAGCTGATGGTATAAATGGAGATTATTATAAAGAAGTTGAAGTTAATTTGAAACATTTTAAAAAAATTAAAGTAGCAGGAGCTATATATGATGCTGATTTTCTTTTAGTGTTAACCCATGTTAAGGGACATATGTCAGCAGGATTAGGGGGAGCTATTAAGAATGTGGGAATGGGATGTGCTCCCAGATCTGGAAAGCAAATGCAACATGCTCAATTTAAGCCAAACCCTAATCCCAATCTATGTATAGGTTGTAGAAGGTGTGTTGATCATTGTCCTACGGGAGCTTTAGAGATGGTGGATAAAAAATCGAAGTTAACAAGGCCTGAGCTTTGTATAGGTTGTGGAGAATGTGCAGTGGTGTGTCCTACTTCTGCAATAAAGATTTTATGGAACGAATCTGCTATTGGTCTGCAAGAAAAGATGGTTGAGTTTACTTACGGCATATTGAAACAAAAGGAACCTAAATATGCTTTTATCAATTTTGTCATGGATGTTTCTCCTGATTGCGATTGTGCAGGGTGGCATGATGCAAATTTAGTACCTGATGTGGGAATTTTAGGTGGCTGGGATATTGTGGCTATAGATCAGGCCTCTTCTGATCTTATAAATAAGCAAATCGGGTTGAGAGACACTGCTTTAAAATCTGGATTTAATCCTGGAGAGGACAAATTAAGGGCGGTGCATCCTGATATAGACTGGAGTTGGCAAATAAAATATGCCGAAGAAATAGGACTCGGAACAAAGGAGTATGAACTTATTAAGTTCTAA
- a CDS encoding macro domain-containing protein: MDFLFEKEISGVKLKVVKGDITQEEVEAIVNAANSYLKHGGGVAGAIVRAGGEIIQKESDEYVKRYGPLPVGSATITSAGKLKAKYVIHTVGPQWGEGDEEKKLERAIESVLNLAKEKNIKSLSIPAVSCGIFGFPPELGTRVIVNKVVEFVKENPGVFKEIHFIGIGDDIPSLFAEALKSV, from the coding sequence ATGGACTTTTTATTCGAAAAAGAGATTAGCGGTGTTAAATTGAAGGTTGTTAAGGGAGATATTACTCAAGAAGAGGTTGAAGCTATTGTGAATGCAGCAAATTCCTATTTAAAGCATGGAGGAGGAGTGGCAGGAGCTATTGTAAGAGCAGGAGGAGAAATAATCCAGAAAGAAAGTGATGAGTATGTTAAGAGATATGGACCATTACCTGTAGGTAGTGCTACCATAACTTCTGCTGGGAAATTAAAAGCTAAATATGTGATTCATACTGTAGGACCTCAATGGGGAGAGGGTGATGAAGAAAAAAAATTGGAAAGGGCTATTGAAAGTGTTCTTAACCTTGCTAAAGAGAAAAATATTAAATCTCTGAGTATTCCTGCAGTAAGTTGTGGGATTTTTGGATTCCCTCCTGAGCTTGGGACCAGAGTAATTGTTAATAAGGTAGTGGAATTTGTTAAAGAAAATCCTGGAGTCTTTAAAGAAATACACTTTATTGGAATAGGAGACGATATCCCCTCACTATTTGCAGAAGCTTTAAAATCTGTGTAA
- a CDS encoding ABC transporter ATP-binding protein: protein MKQEILLRVENLNKVFTIGSIFSRVRIRAVNNVNFEIGNSEIFTLAGESGSGKTTVAKIILGFLEPTSGKILYKGKDISELQKDRAKDLLRKEVQAVFQNPFETFNPLRRVSNYLMETVKNFGISERPEEVIESALNLVGLTWNEVKDKYPSEFSGGQLQRISIARSLLTNPTLLVADEPVSMVDASLRMSIVNLFKDLKEKRGVSVLYITHDLATAYYVSDRIAIMFRGEIVEIGSVEKVLMDPKHPYTMLLKESIPEPDPKKKWTKDIKILTLEEEEYQMKGCKFISRCPYRMEKCKNPVPDVEVDDRLVKCYLYT from the coding sequence ATGAAACAAGAAATACTTTTGAGGGTTGAGAATTTAAATAAGGTGTTCACTATTGGAAGTATTTTTTCAAGGGTAAGAATTAGAGCTGTAAACAATGTAAATTTTGAGATAGGAAATTCCGAGATATTCACATTAGCTGGTGAAAGTGGAAGCGGAAAAACAACTGTAGCAAAGATAATACTTGGATTTTTAGAACCTACCAGTGGGAAGATATTATACAAAGGTAAAGATATCTCAGAATTACAAAAAGATAGGGCAAAAGATCTTTTAAGAAAAGAAGTGCAAGCGGTATTCCAAAACCCTTTTGAAACCTTCAATCCTTTGCGAAGAGTCAGTAATTATTTAATGGAAACAGTTAAAAATTTTGGTATAAGCGAAAGGCCTGAAGAAGTTATAGAATCTGCATTGAATCTTGTGGGATTAACGTGGAATGAGGTAAAAGATAAGTACCCCAGTGAATTTTCAGGAGGACAACTACAGAGGATCTCCATAGCAAGATCTTTGCTTACAAATCCAACTTTACTTGTTGCTGACGAGCCTGTATCCATGGTAGACGCATCGCTTAGAATGTCTATAGTAAATTTATTCAAAGATTTAAAAGAAAAGAGAGGAGTAAGTGTACTATATATAACTCATGATCTTGCTACCGCTTATTACGTAAGTGATAGAATAGCTATAATGTTCAGAGGAGAGATCGTAGAAATAGGTTCTGTAGAAAAAGTATTGATGGATCCAAAACATCCATATACAATGCTTCTTAAAGAGTCTATTCCAGAGCCAGATCCCAAGAAGAAGTGGACGAAAGATATAAAGATCCTTACTTTGGAAGAGGAAGAGTACCAGATGAAAGGCTGTAAATTTATAAGTAGATGTCCATATAGGATGGAAAAATGCAAAAATCCAGTGCCCGATGTGGAAGTAGATGATAGATTAGTAAAGTGTTATCTTTATACTTAG
- a CDS encoding ABC transporter ATP-binding protein: MEILKAENLRAYYLLDIGGELKSVRAVDGVDITIKENEIYGIAGESGCGKSTLIKTLYGMVEPPLNVIEGRVYYKINGELKDIFSLNGELGKIRWKYISYIPQGSMSVLNPVARIIDSFWDFIGSHEDISDRVRWKKHIEDYLTLLGLPTKILDAYPHQLSGGMRQRVTIALATVLTPKIIVADEPSTALDVVAQRAVIQLLKDIQKNLKNTIILVTHDMGVHASISDRIAIMYAGKIVEEAPTEVIFESPKHPYTKYLIGALPKIGDKSYKISAPGAPPSLLNPPKGCRFHPRCSYATEECREFVPRLVDIDTNHRVACFLYSKERE, translated from the coding sequence ATGGAAATTCTAAAAGCAGAAAACTTAAGAGCGTATTATTTATTGGATATAGGTGGAGAGTTAAAATCTGTAAGAGCAGTGGATGGCGTAGATATTACTATAAAGGAAAATGAAATATATGGGATTGCAGGAGAATCAGGCTGTGGGAAGAGTACCTTGATAAAAACCTTGTATGGGATGGTTGAACCACCATTAAATGTTATAGAGGGAAGAGTATATTATAAAATAAATGGAGAGTTAAAGGATATATTCTCCCTTAATGGAGAACTTGGTAAGATAAGATGGAAATATATCTCTTATATACCTCAAGGATCTATGAGTGTATTAAATCCAGTCGCAAGAATAATTGATTCTTTCTGGGATTTTATAGGATCTCATGAGGACATTTCAGATAGGGTTAGATGGAAAAAACATATAGAAGATTATCTCACCCTTTTGGGTTTGCCCACAAAGATATTGGATGCTTATCCTCATCAACTTTCTGGAGGTATGAGGCAAAGAGTGACAATAGCTCTTGCTACAGTATTAACACCTAAGATAATAGTTGCGGATGAACCCTCTACAGCTCTTGATGTGGTTGCTCAAAGAGCTGTGATTCAGTTATTAAAGGATATACAGAAAAACTTAAAAAATACCATAATACTTGTTACTCATGACATGGGTGTGCATGCAAGTATATCTGATAGAATAGCCATTATGTATGCGGGGAAAATCGTAGAGGAAGCACCAACAGAGGTTATATTTGAGAGTCCTAAACATCCATATACAAAATATCTCATAGGAGCCTTGCCCAAAATAGGTGACAAGTCCTATAAAATTAGTGCGCCAGGTGCCCCGCCCTCCCTCTTAAATCCACCTAAAGGATGTAGATTTCATCCAAGGTGTAGTTATGCTACGGAAGAGTGTAGAGAGTTTGTTCCTAGGCTTGTTGATATAGATACAAATCATAGAGTTGCTTGCTTCTTATATTCAAAGGAGAGGGAATAG
- a CDS encoding ABC transporter permease, with protein sequence MGVLRDLLRDGKFRLGFIIICIILFLAILSFFSPYDPTRWNLVPRDLPPSLQHILGTNSQGQDVFWQLTFAVRNSLTIAIVAAFFSRIIAIIVGLVAGYRGGGIDRFLMGINDSFLVLPLLPILILISSLIKGRLSFIGLGLILSFFGWSWDARVIRSQILSLRERDFSYTALLSGSKTLSLVFKEYFPFVIPIVFSTLINNMSWAIGMEMTLAILGLTNLEIPTLGTMLQWALSYQALLLGLWWWLFTPVVTSVFLFVSLYLLSVSISEYLDPRTRIQRIRVIKE encoded by the coding sequence ATGGGAGTATTGAGAGATTTATTGCGAGATGGTAAATTTAGATTAGGTTTTATAATTATATGTATTATCCTTTTCTTGGCTATACTTTCTTTCTTTTCTCCTTATGATCCCACAAGGTGGAATTTAGTTCCAAGGGATTTACCTCCTTCTCTCCAACATATTTTAGGAACTAATTCCCAGGGACAAGATGTTTTTTGGCAACTAACTTTTGCGGTAAGAAATTCCTTGACTATAGCTATAGTAGCAGCATTTTTCTCAAGAATCATAGCTATAATTGTGGGACTTGTAGCTGGATATAGAGGCGGTGGTATAGATAGGTTTCTTATGGGAATAAACGATAGTTTTCTTGTTCTTCCCTTGCTTCCTATCTTAATATTGATTTCCTCTTTAATAAAAGGAAGATTAAGTTTTATAGGGTTAGGATTAATTTTAAGCTTCTTTGGTTGGAGTTGGGATGCAAGAGTTATAAGATCACAAATATTAAGTCTGAGGGAAAGAGACTTTAGTTATACTGCTCTTCTTTCCGGATCTAAAACATTAAGTCTTGTTTTTAAAGAATATTTTCCTTTTGTCATACCTATTGTTTTCTCAACTTTAATAAACAATATGTCTTGGGCTATTGGCATGGAGATGACTCTTGCTATTCTTGGTTTGACTAACTTGGAGATACCTACCTTAGGTACTATGCTTCAATGGGCATTGAGTTATCAAGCACTACTTTTGGGACTTTGGTGGTGGCTGTTTACTCCTGTTGTAACGTCAGTATTTCTTTTTGTAAGTTTATATTTACTTTCAGTTAGTATAAGTGAGTATCTTGATCCTCGTACAAGAATACAAAGAATAAGAGTCATAAAGGAGTGA
- a CDS encoding ABC transporter permease produces the protein MLKRYLIPRFLQYLLVIFVGVTIVFFVPRFTPVDPVQQMISTIMKMGTYLDPKAVEQMTESLKELYGLKGSLFEQYINFWLRLFRGDFGPSLFRFPIPVIKLIGDSLPWTVGLLSVSTLLSWIIGNILGGIVGFYYDKRWARILEGIAMFIRPIPYYVFALIILVIFAYILKWFPLGGGMPIGVRPSFSLQFILELFRYAFLPLISMMILGIAVTLQTMRLIVSNVVKEDFVTYARAGGVKKRIITFKYVIRNAMLPQVTNLALSMGQIFSGALITEIVFSYPGMGTLLYNAIATGDFNLIMGIATISIVGISSFILIIDLLYPLFDPRVRYR, from the coding sequence TTGCTTAAGAGATATCTAATACCACGGTTTTTGCAGTATCTGCTTGTGATTTTTGTGGGAGTCACCATAGTATTTTTTGTACCACGTTTCACTCCTGTGGATCCTGTTCAGCAAATGATTAGTACAATAATGAAGATGGGTACATATCTTGATCCCAAAGCTGTAGAACAGATGACTGAATCTCTAAAGGAGCTTTATGGTTTAAAGGGGAGTTTGTTTGAACAGTATATTAATTTCTGGTTGAGGCTCTTTAGAGGAGATTTTGGACCATCTCTTTTTAGATTTCCAATTCCAGTGATAAAACTTATAGGAGATTCTTTACCCTGGACTGTTGGTCTTTTGAGTGTAAGCACCCTTTTATCTTGGATAATTGGCAATATTTTGGGGGGAATTGTAGGTTTTTATTATGATAAAAGATGGGCAAGAATTCTTGAAGGTATAGCTATGTTTATTCGTCCTATCCCATATTATGTTTTTGCCCTTATAATTCTTGTGATTTTTGCCTATATACTAAAATGGTTTCCTCTTGGTGGAGGAATGCCAATCGGGGTAAGGCCCAGTTTTAGTCTACAATTTATATTGGAACTTTTTAGATATGCCTTTTTACCTTTAATTTCTATGATGATTTTAGGAATTGCAGTTACTTTGCAGACTATGAGGCTTATTGTTTCTAATGTTGTAAAAGAAGATTTCGTAACATATGCAAGAGCTGGCGGAGTTAAAAAGAGAATAATTACCTTTAAATATGTAATAAGAAATGCTATGCTTCCTCAGGTTACTAATTTGGCTCTTTCTATGGGGCAGATTTTTAGCGGTGCTTTGATTACGGAGATTGTATTCTCTTATCCTGGTATGGGAACTCTTCTTTACAATGCTATCGCCACAGGAGATTTCAATTTGATAATGGGAATTGCTACCATATCTATTGTAGGCATTTCTTCTTTTATCCTTATTATTGACTTATTATATCCACTATTTGATCCAAGGGTAAGGTATAGATAA
- a CDS encoding glycoside hydrolase family 3 N-terminal domain-containing protein, with product MEKEKIEEKIDYLISSMTLEEKIAQLKAKTVSIWQTVGKILLEDVFSDLTPEFKEKIMGFLFGFYRDRELAEEMTKALWKKMWKKLVLEGEEKKYPIGELSCALRSMSPRESAEFANEIQKYVLENSEIKIPVLIHDEALHGCMAKGSTIFPQAIGMASTWNPELIYQVATAIGKETRSRGIHQVLSPTINIARDPRCGRTEETYGEDPYLASRMAVAYIKGVQEQGVIATPKHFAANFVGDGGRDSYPIHFSERLLREVYFPAFKASIKEAGALSLMAAYNSLDGIPCSSNKWLLTDVLRKEWGFKGYVVSDYFSVLHLMTKHKVAESKAEAARLALEAGLDMELPDSDCFEEMINLVKGGKLSEETINEAVRRILGVKFWAGLFDNPFVDPDYAERVNDCAEHRELALRVARESIVLLKNEGILPLSKDIGSIAVIGPNAAVPRLGGYSGYGVKIVTPLEGIKNKMENKAKIYFAEGCGLNDTSKSGFDEAIKIAQKSDVAILFVGNSVPETEGEQRDRHNLNLPGVQEELIKEICNTNTPVIVVLINGSAITMMNWIDKVQAVIEAWYPGEEGGNAIADVLFGDYNPGGKLPITFPKYSSQLPLYYNHKPSGRVDDYVDLRSPQYLFPFGYGLSYTEFRYSNLRITPEEIPMDGEITITFEVENIGKYKGDEVVQLYLHDEFASVVRPVKELKRFKRITLAVGEKKTVSFKLDRRDLEFLNIDMEPIVEPGRFEVFIGSSSEDIRLKGFFIVK from the coding sequence ATGGAGAAAGAAAAGATTGAGGAGAAAATAGATTATTTGATCTCAAGTATGACCTTAGAAGAAAAGATAGCTCAATTGAAAGCAAAAACAGTATCTATTTGGCAAACTGTTGGAAAAATACTCTTAGAAGATGTCTTTTCAGATCTTACGCCCGAATTTAAAGAGAAAATCATGGGATTTCTTTTTGGTTTTTATAGAGATAGGGAATTGGCTGAGGAAATGACTAAGGCTTTATGGAAAAAGATGTGGAAAAAATTAGTTTTAGAAGGAGAAGAAAAAAAGTATCCTATAGGGGAACTCAGTTGTGCCTTAAGGTCTATGTCTCCACGGGAGAGTGCTGAATTTGCTAATGAAATTCAAAAATATGTTTTGGAAAATAGCGAGATCAAGATTCCAGTATTAATACATGATGAGGCTCTGCATGGATGTATGGCTAAGGGGTCTACTATTTTTCCTCAAGCGATTGGAATGGCAAGTACTTGGAATCCAGAGCTTATTTATCAAGTTGCTACTGCTATAGGGAAAGAGACTAGGTCAAGGGGAATACATCAAGTTTTATCTCCAACTATAAATATTGCAAGGGATCCAAGATGTGGGAGGACTGAGGAAACTTATGGAGAAGATCCTTATCTTGCCTCAAGAATGGCGGTGGCATATATAAAAGGAGTTCAGGAGCAAGGTGTTATTGCGACTCCAAAGCATTTTGCAGCAAATTTTGTAGGAGACGGTGGAAGAGATAGTTATCCTATACATTTTTCAGAAAGGCTTTTAAGGGAAGTATATTTTCCAGCCTTTAAGGCAAGTATAAAGGAAGCGGGGGCTTTATCTTTAATGGCTGCTTATAACTCCCTTGATGGAATTCCTTGTTCTTCAAATAAATGGTTATTGACCGATGTTTTGAGAAAAGAATGGGGATTTAAGGGCTATGTTGTTTCAGATTATTTTTCAGTACTTCATTTAATGACGAAACATAAAGTGGCTGAGTCAAAGGCTGAAGCAGCAAGGCTTGCCTTAGAAGCAGGCCTTGATATGGAACTTCCAGACAGTGATTGTTTTGAAGAGATGATTAATCTTGTTAAAGGTGGTAAGTTGTCAGAGGAAACAATAAATGAAGCCGTAAGAAGAATTCTTGGAGTTAAATTTTGGGCTGGGCTTTTTGATAATCCTTTTGTGGATCCTGATTATGCGGAGAGAGTAAATGATTGTGCAGAACATAGAGAGTTAGCATTGAGAGTGGCAAGGGAGTCAATAGTACTTCTTAAAAATGAAGGGATTTTACCACTAAGCAAAGATATAGGCTCTATAGCGGTTATTGGTCCAAACGCAGCTGTGCCAAGATTGGGAGGATATAGTGGTTATGGAGTAAAAATTGTCACTCCACTTGAGGGGATCAAGAACAAAATGGAAAATAAAGCTAAAATCTATTTTGCTGAGGGTTGCGGGTTAAATGATACATCTAAGTCTGGATTTGACGAAGCCATAAAGATAGCTCAAAAGAGTGACGTAGCAATTTTGTTTGTAGGAAATTCTGTGCCTGAAACAGAGGGAGAACAAAGAGATAGGCACAATCTTAACCTGCCAGGGGTTCAGGAAGAACTTATAAAGGAAATATGTAATACAAATACTCCTGTAATAGTAGTTCTTATAAATGGAAGTGCTATAACCATGATGAACTGGATTGATAAGGTCCAGGCGGTAATTGAGGCATGGTATCCTGGAGAAGAGGGAGGAAATGCTATAGCTGATGTGCTTTTTGGAGATTATAATCCAGGAGGAAAATTGCCCATAACATTTCCCAAGTACTCAAGTCAATTACCTCTTTATTATAATCATAAGCCCTCTGGTAGAGTGGATGATTATGTGGATTTAAGAAGTCCTCAATATCTCTTTCCTTTCGGGTATGGGCTTTCCTATACTGAATTTAGATACAGTAATTTACGTATAACCCCTGAAGAAATTCCTATGGATGGAGAGATTACCATTACCTTTGAGGTGGAAAATATAGGTAAATATAAAGGAGATGAGGTAGTACAGCTTTATTTACATGATGAATTTGCCAGTGTGGTAAGACCAGTTAAAGAGCTCAAGAGGTTTAAGCGGATAACTCTTGCTGTAGGAGAAAAGAAAACTGTCTCTTTTAAACTTGATAGGCGAGATTTAGAATTTTTAAATATAGATATGGAACCTATAGTAGAGCCAGGAAGATTTGAGGTTTTTATTGGAAGTTCATCGGAGGATATAAGATTGAAGGGATTTTTCATAGTAAAATAA